A single region of the Thermococcus paralvinellae genome encodes:
- a CDS encoding 50S ribosomal protein L35ae translates to MKGIVLSYMRSKENQHNHHMIIKPLGIESREEAAKLIGKKVIWKSPSGKIIAGKIVKPHGVRGEVKVRFEKGLPGQALGDYVEIL, encoded by the coding sequence ATGAAGGGGATAGTGTTAAGCTACATGAGGAGTAAGGAAAATCAGCACAACCACCACATGATTATCAAGCCTCTCGGAATTGAGAGCAGAGAAGAGGCAGCAAAGCTCATAGGAAAGAAAGTCATTTGGAAGAGCCCAAGCGGAAAAATCATCGCAGGAAAGATTGTCAAGCCACACGGAGTTAGAGGCGAAGTTAAAGTAAGGTTTGAAAAAGGTTTACCCGGGCAGGCCCTTGGAGATTACGTTGAAATTCTCTGA
- a CDS encoding ABC transporter substrate-binding protein, producing the protein MSAKDDILSYLKSKGHDGALQSELYNLGYSRSTIAEALESLEKENLIVKKSVGKKAYRIWIIDEAPFPVENTLRLGLLRAVEYPHALLTAHDLKEKYNVRVLVYNSALELTNALAIGKVDLACSPLITQILYALLMKSIKIVSGCGFAGSGLVMRGELKEGRTIASSELSTMETMLKLFLERRGLENIKVTYFKNPETAVESFLRGEIDGLSIWEPYLSLLKRKGFNVYHYSDYFGKYPCCALGVNLSFLNVNRALFDEFFEKFKDNTENLEKRKEQAVNLMVEFMGFEEELVRESFGGFIYDYRLTKKQVEEMLNRFGLKVFNLEKLFLSQDF; encoded by the coding sequence ATGAGCGCAAAAGATGATATTTTGAGCTATTTAAAGTCGAAGGGTCATGATGGTGCTTTACAGAGTGAGCTGTATAACTTAGGTTATTCCCGCTCAACAATTGCCGAGGCTTTAGAAAGCCTTGAAAAAGAGAATCTTATTGTGAAAAAGAGTGTTGGTAAAAAAGCATACAGAATATGGATTATTGATGAGGCGCCTTTTCCTGTTGAGAACACCCTTAGACTTGGGCTTCTGAGGGCTGTTGAATATCCTCATGCTCTTTTGACAGCTCATGATTTAAAAGAAAAGTATAATGTTCGGGTCTTAGTTTACAACTCAGCCCTTGAGCTTACGAATGCTCTGGCAATAGGGAAGGTCGATTTAGCGTGCTCGCCGTTAATTACTCAAATCCTCTATGCTTTGTTAATGAAAAGCATTAAAATTGTTTCTGGCTGTGGATTTGCAGGCAGTGGACTTGTTATGAGAGGAGAACTCAAGGAAGGAAGGACGATTGCTTCTTCTGAGCTCTCTACAATGGAAACTATGCTAAAGCTGTTCCTTGAGAGAAGAGGCTTGGAGAATATCAAAGTAACGTATTTTAAGAACCCTGAGACTGCTGTGGAGTCCTTCCTTAGAGGAGAAATTGATGGATTAAGTATTTGGGAGCCATATCTCAGCCTGCTTAAAAGGAAGGGCTTCAATGTCTATCATTACTCTGATTATTTTGGAAAATATCCCTGCTGCGCTTTGGGAGTTAATTTGAGCTTTTTAAATGTTAACAGGGCTCTTTTCGATGAGTTTTTTGAAAAGTTTAAGGACAACACTGAAAACTTAGAGAAACGAAAAGAGCAAGCAGTAAACCTTATGGTTGAGTTTATGGGTTTTGAAGAGGAGCTTGTAAGAGAAAGCTTTGGAGGATTTATTTATGATTATAGACTCACAAAAAAGCAAGTTGAAGAAATGTTAAACCGATTTGGTCTCAAAGTGTTCAACCTTGAAAAGCTCTTCTTATCGCAAGATTTTTAA
- a CDS encoding 50S ribosomal protein L37e, with protein MGSGTAPHGKRNRTPTHIKCRRCGRKAYNVRKRYCAACGFGRSRRLRKYSWSKKWKKAKNVH; from the coding sequence GTGGGAAGCGGAACAGCACCTCATGGAAAAAGGAACCGCACACCAACTCATATAAAGTGCAGAAGATGTGGGAGAAAAGCCTACAACGTTAGAAAGAGATACTGTGCAGCCTGTGGCTTTGGAAGGAGCAGAAGATTAAGGAAGTACAGCTGGTCAAAGAAATGGAAGAAAGCTAAGAACGTTCACTGA
- a CDS encoding LSm family protein, with amino-acid sequence MAERPLDVIHRSLDKDVLVILKKGFEFRGKLIGYDIHLNVVLADAQLIEGGEVTKKYGKIVIRGDNVLAISPVETE; translated from the coding sequence ATGGCGGAAAGACCACTTGATGTTATACACAGGTCACTGGACAAGGATGTTTTGGTCATCCTTAAGAAGGGATTCGAGTTTAGAGGCAAGCTTATCGGTTATGACATTCACCTAAATGTTGTCCTTGCAGATGCCCAGCTTATTGAGGGCGGTGAGGTAACAAAGAAGTATGGTAAGATTGTAATTAGAGGAGACAATGTGTTGGCTATTTCACCAGTAGAAACTGAGTGA
- a CDS encoding MATE family efflux transporter, giving the protein MDGELRKKLWELAWPAILANISQTLVNLVDMIMVGQLGSLAIASVGLGGQFSWFMMPLMFAVSAGVLALVARFIGARDFEMANLTLEQGIYLAFLMGIPVMMIGLFFGDDALRIMGASEEVVRLGYQYIRIYFLFYPINFMGFAAFSALRGAGDTKTPMKLSLLMNALNVILNYLLIFGKFGFPRLEVKGAALASGLSIAVAFTVGLFLFLSDRLVLKLKPRFRFDIGMIKRILRIGIPATIERIIFSVYNFIYISIVTRFGTIALAAHQVGLRVESIAYMPAFGFNVATSALVGQSLGEGNPEKAEKVVYESLKMVTAFMSVMAVVLIAFPKYLVMPFITKSDPNYWQVIHLATIYLMIVGISEIPLGWLFVLSGALRGAGDTKSPMYVTAVSKLLFRILPAYLLGFGFTIGSFHFEGLGVIAAWIAMSLETFTTAGLFWWVFKRGKWKYIKV; this is encoded by the coding sequence ATGGACGGCGAATTAAGGAAGAAGCTGTGGGAGCTTGCATGGCCAGCAATACTGGCGAACATCTCCCAGACTCTAGTCAACTTAGTTGACATGATAATGGTCGGGCAGCTGGGTTCTCTGGCAATTGCGAGTGTTGGTCTAGGTGGGCAGTTTTCATGGTTCATGATGCCACTAATGTTTGCTGTTTCCGCCGGTGTTTTAGCTTTAGTTGCTCGCTTTATTGGTGCAAGGGACTTTGAGATGGCAAATTTGACTTTAGAGCAGGGAATTTATTTGGCTTTTCTCATGGGGATACCAGTTATGATGATCGGTTTATTCTTTGGGGATGATGCACTTAGAATAATGGGTGCTAGTGAAGAAGTAGTTAGGCTTGGTTACCAATATATCAGGATATACTTCTTGTTTTACCCTATTAATTTCATGGGTTTTGCAGCTTTTTCGGCTTTGAGAGGAGCTGGTGATACAAAAACACCGATGAAGTTAAGTCTTTTAATGAATGCCCTTAACGTTATTCTGAACTATCTCTTAATTTTTGGAAAATTCGGCTTCCCGAGGTTAGAGGTCAAGGGAGCTGCATTAGCCTCTGGGCTTTCAATTGCAGTCGCATTTACTGTAGGTTTATTCCTCTTTCTAAGCGACAGGCTTGTTTTAAAGCTTAAACCGAGGTTTAGATTTGATATCGGCATGATTAAGAGAATCCTTAGAATTGGAATTCCAGCAACTATTGAGAGGATTATCTTCAGCGTTTACAACTTCATCTACATAAGCATCGTTACAAGATTTGGAACGATAGCTTTAGCTGCTCATCAGGTCGGTTTGAGAGTTGAGAGCATAGCTTATATGCCAGCTTTTGGCTTTAATGTTGCCACATCAGCTTTGGTTGGGCAGAGCTTAGGTGAAGGGAATCCAGAGAAAGCTGAGAAGGTTGTATACGAGTCGTTAAAGATGGTAACTGCTTTTATGAGCGTCATGGCTGTGGTTTTGATTGCTTTTCCGAAATATCTTGTCATGCCCTTCATAACAAAAAGCGACCCCAATTATTGGCAAGTCATTCACTTGGCTACAATTTACCTCATGATAGTAGGTATAAGTGAAATCCCTTTAGGCTGGCTCTTCGTTCTCAGCGGAGCTTTAAGGGGTGCAGGAGACACAAAGAGCCCCATGTATGTAACTGCAGTGAGCAAGTTGCTCTTTAGAATTCTCCCGGCTTATCTTTTGGGATTTGGATTTACAATTGGTTCATTCCACTTTGAGGGTCTCGGAGTTATCGCTGCTTGGATTGCAATGAGTTTGGAGACATTCACAACTGCCGGCCTTTTCTGGTGGGTGTTTAAGAGAGGAAAGTGGAAATACATAAAAGTTTGA
- a CDS encoding tRNA (guanine(10)-N(2))-dimethyltransferase → MELIEISEGKARVLVPKAERIYDAPVFYNPVMALNRDLSVLLLKVIEAKRVLDALSATGIRGIRYALETPATEVWMNDINPDAFELIIKNLGLNFSGKIEIHEKKAILKGNKVLVATNLDANRLMNEQFRYFDFIDLDPFGSPMEFLDSALRSVKRKGVLAITATDTAPLCGAHPKACLRKYNAVPIRGELCHEAGLRILIGTVARYVAKYDMGFEVLFAYYKDHYFRTFIRVKDGAKKGDETLEQLGYLYFDKRNGKFEIERSFLPSKPKAYGPLWLGELKNQEIVEKMHKLAEKEEIAEKKRVLKFLGIIKEELDVPFFYDTHALARRNNLEARKVAKIIEILEEKGYKATRTHFSPTALKTDAPFEEVLEALKSLQ, encoded by the coding sequence ATGGAGCTAATAGAAATAAGTGAAGGAAAAGCAAGGGTTCTTGTTCCAAAAGCTGAGCGTATTTATGATGCTCCAGTTTTTTACAACCCTGTGATGGCTCTGAATAGGGATTTGAGCGTCCTTCTCCTCAAGGTTATTGAAGCGAAGAGAGTTTTAGATGCTTTAAGTGCCACAGGGATTAGGGGAATTAGGTATGCTTTAGAGACACCAGCAACTGAAGTTTGGATGAACGACATAAATCCAGATGCCTTTGAGCTGATAATTAAAAATCTAGGGCTCAACTTCTCCGGTAAAATTGAGATACATGAGAAGAAAGCAATTTTAAAAGGAAACAAGGTTTTAGTCGCAACAAACTTAGATGCCAACAGATTGATGAATGAACAGTTTAGGTATTTTGACTTCATTGACTTGGATCCCTTTGGTTCTCCAATGGAGTTCTTAGACTCTGCTTTGAGAAGTGTAAAGCGGAAAGGAGTTTTGGCAATTACTGCAACAGATACAGCACCCCTCTGCGGCGCTCATCCAAAAGCATGTCTAAGAAAATACAATGCAGTGCCAATAAGAGGCGAGCTCTGCCATGAAGCGGGGCTGAGGATTTTAATAGGAACTGTTGCGAGATATGTTGCAAAGTATGACATGGGCTTCGAAGTTCTCTTTGCGTACTACAAAGACCACTACTTTAGGACGTTCATAAGGGTCAAAGATGGAGCAAAGAAAGGAGATGAGACTTTAGAACAGCTCGGCTATCTGTATTTTGATAAAAGGAATGGAAAATTCGAGATTGAGAGGAGCTTTTTGCCGAGTAAACCTAAAGCTTATGGACCTTTGTGGCTTGGGGAGCTTAAGAATCAAGAAATTGTTGAAAAGATGCATAAGCTAGCAGAGAAGGAGGAAATTGCAGAGAAAAAGAGAGTGCTGAAATTTTTGGGCATCATCAAAGAAGAGCTTGATGTCCCATTCTTCTACGACACCCATGCATTAGCGAGGAGAAACAACCTTGAGGCGAGAAAAGTTGCTAAAATCATAGAGATTCTTGAAGAAAAAGGGTACAAAGCAACGAGAACCCACTTCTCACCAACGGCTCTAAAGACTGATGCCCCTTTTGAGGAAGTACTTGAAGCTTTAAAATCACTACAGTAA
- the pepQ gene encoding Xaa-Pro dipeptidase PepQ: MERIKKLQKFINESSIDAALISKRENLFYFSGASPLAGGYLVVTPDEAIIYVPELEYEATKEETELPVEKFKRLPELYEKLKPYSVLGIEGSTSFSFMNALKEKAEIKEFKSIDEIVKDLRIVKTEEEIEIIKSACELADMAVMAAIEEISEGKREREIAAKVEYVMKMNGAEKPAFDTIIASGYRSALPHGVASDKRIERGDLVVIDLGALYRHYNSDITRTIVVGKPNEKQKEIYEIVLEAQNTAVEKAKPGMTAKELDSIARNIIAEYGYGDYFIHSLGHGVGLEIHEPPRISQYDETVLKEGMVITIEPGIYIPKLGGVRIEDTVVITKDGAKRLTKMERELI; encoded by the coding sequence ATGGAAAGAATAAAGAAGCTTCAGAAGTTTATAAACGAGAGCTCAATTGATGCAGCGCTCATCTCTAAACGTGAAAATCTGTTCTACTTTTCTGGAGCTTCTCCGTTAGCTGGAGGATATCTGGTTGTTACTCCCGATGAGGCTATAATTTATGTTCCCGAACTTGAATATGAAGCAACAAAGGAAGAAACTGAACTACCAGTTGAAAAGTTTAAGAGACTGCCAGAACTTTATGAAAAGCTCAAACCTTACAGTGTTTTGGGAATTGAAGGTTCAACAAGCTTTTCTTTCATGAATGCACTTAAAGAAAAAGCTGAGATAAAGGAATTTAAGAGCATTGATGAGATTGTAAAAGACCTCAGAATAGTAAAAACCGAAGAAGAAATCGAGATAATTAAAAGTGCATGTGAATTAGCTGACATGGCTGTTATGGCGGCTATTGAGGAAATCAGCGAAGGGAAGAGAGAAAGGGAAATAGCAGCAAAAGTTGAGTATGTTATGAAGATGAACGGTGCTGAAAAGCCAGCCTTTGATACAATCATTGCCAGCGGTTATAGGTCAGCTCTCCCTCATGGGGTTGCAAGCGATAAGAGGATTGAGAGAGGAGATTTGGTTGTCATAGACTTAGGTGCACTTTACAGGCACTACAACTCTGACATTACCAGAACTATAGTTGTTGGAAAGCCCAATGAGAAGCAGAAGGAGATTTATGAGATAGTTCTTGAGGCTCAAAATACAGCTGTTGAAAAAGCTAAGCCAGGAATGACTGCGAAAGAACTCGACAGCATAGCAAGGAACATCATAGCGGAATATGGTTATGGAGATTACTTTATCCACAGCCTTGGTCACGGAGTTGGCTTGGAAATTCATGAACCTCCGAGAATAAGCCAGTACGATGAGACTGTTCTCAAGGAAGGAATGGTCATAACGATTGAGCCAGGAATTTACATTCCAAAGCTTGGTGGCGTCAGAATTGAGGATACAGTTGTTATAACGAAGGATGGAGCAAAGAGGCTCACAAAGATGGAGAGAGAGCTTATCTGA
- a CDS encoding VIT1/CCC1 transporter family protein: MDEMIRAALQFYEDEYSDSVLYAQLAKIEKDETLKKEFLRLSNIESKHAKFWHDFLARRGVKTPRVKISKFNLYSTKLLRKLLGPGAVASLLEMGENSAIQKYFKFLTTYSDKFDENEKRELSGVILDELEHEKFFYESKQRFHVENLRDFVLGMNDGLVEILGAVTGLSAVYVYNPKLVGISGLIVGVAGALSMAIGTFISVRSQRQVNESIRQRMEVLFRVSPDRAKDELLNKLLESGMPEDVAKEVAEKLSSNHDSIIRLLVHEEDENEVRAALYTGISYLIGVAFPVTPYFFASSSLVALPFSVLLAGTALAIVATFISVLSGISIRKKVMEMVTTGLGAAFVSYFFGRLMEALFHVSAL; the protein is encoded by the coding sequence ATGGATGAGATGATAAGAGCGGCTCTTCAGTTTTATGAAGATGAGTACTCGGATTCAGTTCTTTATGCTCAGCTTGCTAAAATTGAAAAAGATGAGACTTTAAAGAAGGAATTTCTGAGGCTTTCAAATATTGAATCAAAGCACGCAAAGTTCTGGCACGACTTTTTAGCAAGAAGAGGAGTCAAAACACCAAGAGTAAAAATCAGCAAGTTCAATCTTTACAGCACAAAGCTTTTACGAAAGCTTCTAGGTCCAGGAGCTGTTGCTTCGCTCTTGGAAATGGGAGAAAACAGCGCAATCCAGAAATACTTCAAATTCCTAACGACATACAGCGATAAATTTGATGAAAATGAGAAGAGAGAGCTCAGCGGGGTCATTTTAGACGAGCTAGAGCATGAGAAGTTCTTCTACGAAAGCAAGCAGAGGTTCCATGTGGAGAACCTTAGAGACTTTGTTTTAGGAATGAACGATGGATTAGTTGAGATTTTGGGTGCGGTTACTGGATTGTCGGCAGTTTACGTTTACAATCCAAAACTTGTCGGAATCAGCGGACTTATTGTTGGTGTTGCTGGAGCTTTATCAATGGCAATTGGAACTTTCATATCCGTTCGCTCACAGAGGCAGGTGAATGAGAGTATTAGACAGAGAATGGAGGTTTTGTTTAGGGTTTCTCCAGATAGAGCAAAAGATGAGCTATTAAACAAGCTCTTAGAGAGCGGAATGCCCGAAGATGTTGCAAAAGAAGTTGCTGAAAAGTTGTCCTCAAATCATGACTCAATAATCAGACTGCTTGTTCACGAAGAAGACGAGAACGAAGTGAGAGCAGCGTTATACACTGGAATTTCCTACCTCATTGGCGTAGCGTTTCCGGTTACGCCTTATTTCTTTGCGTCCTCCTCTCTAGTTGCATTGCCATTCTCTGTATTGTTAGCAGGAACAGCATTGGCAATTGTTGCGACCTTCATATCAGTACTCTCAGGGATCTCAATAAGGAAGAAGGTTATGGAGATGGTTACAACTGGTTTAGGTGCAGCATTCGTGAGCTATTTCTTCGGTCGTCTGATGGAAGCTTTATTCCATGTCTCGGCGCTTTGA
- the glyS gene encoding glycine--tRNA ligase — MKIDKYEILSDLMRRRGFAWGSFEIYGGARGFYDYGPLGATIKRKIERKIREAFQREGFFELETPDITPEEVFIASGHVEKFVDPLVECTKCHARYRADHLIEENLDIDVEGLSAEELTKIIRENGIKCPQCGGELSDVWYFNLMFETYIGPYKDKKGYLRPETAQGIFVNFKRLNAFARNKLPFGVFQIGKAYRNEISPRQGMIRLREFTQAEVEIFFNPKETEHPHFDEVKDEVVRLYPIEHQLKNLGMIEITLEEAVKKGYVMNTFFAYYMAMVKRILLDIGIPEKAIRFRQQLPEERAHYSSDTWDVEIYSERFGWIECVGIAYRGDYDLSRHMKMSGADLTVMIHYDEPKIVKRLKVSLDMKRVGPKLKKDAKRINDKLKEMSEEELRKLVEELEEKGKVSIEGYELEKEDFIIKEVEEKITGEKIVPHVLEPSFGIDRPFYLLLENSLTVDEDGRVYLKIKKDMAPIEVAVLPLVAKEPLTTIAYNVFRTLQKAGFIAVYDEKDTIGRRYARYDEIGTPYCVTIDNQTVEDNTVTIRDRDTREQIRVKIDELPKKLKELIFGSS, encoded by the coding sequence ATGAAGATAGATAAGTATGAAATCCTTTCAGATTTGATGAGGAGAAGAGGCTTTGCATGGGGGAGCTTTGAGATTTATGGTGGAGCGAGAGGTTTCTACGATTACGGTCCTCTTGGAGCAACAATAAAGAGAAAGATTGAGCGTAAAATCAGAGAAGCCTTTCAGAGAGAGGGATTCTTTGAACTTGAAACTCCCGATATAACCCCTGAGGAAGTTTTCATAGCCTCAGGACACGTTGAAAAATTCGTTGATCCTCTAGTTGAGTGTACCAAGTGCCACGCAAGATACAGGGCAGACCATCTCATCGAGGAGAACTTGGACATTGATGTCGAAGGCTTGAGTGCTGAGGAGCTTACCAAGATAATAAGAGAAAACGGCATAAAATGTCCCCAGTGTGGTGGAGAATTGAGCGATGTGTGGTATTTTAACTTAATGTTTGAGACCTATATCGGCCCTTACAAGGACAAGAAAGGTTATTTAAGACCGGAAACTGCCCAAGGAATTTTCGTGAACTTTAAGAGGCTCAATGCTTTTGCAAGAAATAAGCTTCCATTTGGTGTGTTTCAGATTGGAAAGGCTTATAGAAATGAAATTTCACCAAGACAAGGGATGATTAGACTTAGGGAGTTCACCCAAGCTGAGGTTGAAATATTCTTCAACCCAAAAGAAACCGAGCATCCACACTTTGATGAAGTCAAAGACGAGGTTGTAAGGCTCTATCCCATTGAACACCAGCTCAAGAACTTAGGGATGATTGAGATAACACTTGAAGAGGCTGTTAAGAAAGGCTATGTCATGAACACATTTTTTGCCTATTACATGGCTATGGTGAAAAGAATTCTTCTCGACATAGGCATTCCAGAAAAGGCAATACGATTTAGACAACAACTCCCAGAGGAAAGAGCACATTATTCAAGCGACACATGGGACGTTGAAATTTACAGCGAAAGATTTGGATGGATTGAGTGTGTTGGGATTGCTTACAGAGGAGATTACGACTTAAGCAGACACATGAAGATGAGCGGTGCCGATTTGACAGTTATGATTCACTACGATGAGCCAAAGATCGTGAAAAGGCTCAAAGTGAGCCTAGATATGAAGAGAGTAGGTCCAAAGCTCAAGAAAGATGCAAAAAGAATCAATGACAAGCTCAAAGAGATGAGCGAGGAAGAGCTTAGAAAGCTTGTTGAAGAACTTGAAGAGAAAGGTAAAGTCAGCATTGAGGGTTATGAGCTTGAAAAAGAGGACTTCATAATCAAGGAAGTTGAAGAAAAGATAACCGGTGAAAAAATTGTTCCTCACGTCTTAGAGCCAAGTTTCGGTATTGACAGACCATTCTATCTCCTTCTTGAGAACTCACTGACGGTTGATGAAGATGGAAGAGTTTATCTCAAGATAAAGAAGGACATGGCCCCAATAGAGGTCGCGGTTCTGCCATTAGTTGCAAAGGAGCCACTAACAACGATAGCCTACAACGTCTTTAGAACACTACAGAAGGCCGGATTCATAGCAGTTTACGATGAGAAAGATACGATAGGGAGGAGATACGCAAGATATGACGAAATTGGAACTCCATACTGTGTGACCATTGACAACCAAACAGTGGAGGACAACACCGTAACAATCAGAGACAGAGATACGAGGGAGCAAATTAGGGTTAAGATTGATGAATTACCAAAGAAGCTGAAGGAGCTTATCTTTGGCTCCTCCTGA